The Candidatus Dependentiae bacterium DNA segment AGATGAGCCAGAAAAAATAGTAAACAGGATTAGTCTGCATCTCAATTATAACATCCTTAAATCGCTCATTCCAGAATGGGCCGGTTCTATTCATGATTTTATTGTACATTTCAGCAACACGGGCCTTGATATACTGCATGATTCGAGAAATTGAAGCTTCACCTTCAATAGTTTCTATGATAAAATGAAAATGGTTATCCATTAATGTAAATGATATTAGTTTGTAATTATATTTTTTATGGGCCATATTGATGGCTTTATAGCCTAATTTTTTAATATTTATTGCTTTCATCAGTGGTTTTTTTTCAATGCACCGTGACATGACATGATGAGTAAGTCCTGGCGTAGTAATTCTTCTTTTATTAGACATTGATTCCCTCCCTATAAATATTGTATTGATTGTTATACGTTT contains these protein-coding regions:
- a CDS encoding transposase, whose product is MSNKRRITTPGLTHHVMSRCIEKKPLMKAINIKKLGYKAINMAHKKYNYKLISFTLMDNHFHFIIETIEGEASISRIMQYIKARVAEMYNKIMNRTGPFWNERFKDVIIEMQTNPVYYFFWLI